CGCTCGCGGCGCGTGTCATGACCTCGCGGCGGCGCGCCACGGCTGCAATGCCGGCCGCGCCATGCCGGTGGGCCGGTGCCCGGGCTGAGCTTGCGCGGGCCTTGGAAGCGGAGCGTCAGGCCGCCGCGACGGCGGCCACTGGCCAGCGGCCTCGCTCCAGCCCTTGGCGGTCCACCCGCCCGGGGCGGAAAGCGGCCAGCAGGGCCTGCATCAGCGCTTCGGCCCGGCCGCGGTTGTCGGCGCCGAAGTTGCACACATAGACGTCCAGCGTCACCCCGCCCAGCTCCGGCCAGGTGTGCACCGCCAGGTGCGACTCCGCCAGCAAGACCACCCCGGTGATGCCGCCCGGTTGCCCGTGCACGCCGGCCGGCTCGAAGGCATGGAACAACTCGCCCACCGGCTGCAGGCCGGCGGCCTTCACCTCGGCCACGCAGAGCTCGCGCAGCGCCTGCACCTGCGTCATGGCCGCCATGCCGGCAGGGCAGTCGAGGAGGTCGGCGGTGAGGTGCAGCCCATGCATGGGGCGCGATTATGAAGCGCCGCCCACCCCGCCGGGCGGCTGCGGCCGTGGCGGAAATCACCGGATCGCCGACCGCGGAGGCGCTGCCGCTGAGCCCGTCCCGCCCGGCAGTTCCCCCAGGTCCGCAGGCAAAATGCTTGTAAATGCGAATCAATCGCATTAGAGTGGTCGCGACCTTTCGTTGCTGGCCCGGTGTTTCGGCCGGCTTCCCACACTTGCTTGCGCTACAGCTGGACGGATTCCCGATGAAACATGCCGCTTGCCAACTCCTTCCGCTCGCCGATGGCGAGGTCGGCCACGTCAGCCTGTGCCCCGATTGCGGCCAGGTGCATTTGTCACTGCAGTACATGACGCTGCGCTTCGACCTGCCTGCCTTCCGGGCGCTGC
This genomic stretch from Eleftheria terrae harbors:
- the speD gene encoding adenosylmethionine decarboxylase yields the protein MHGLHLTADLLDCPAGMAAMTQVQALRELCVAEVKAAGLQPVGELFHAFEPAGVHGQPGGITGVVLLAESHLAVHTWPELGGVTLDVYVCNFGADNRGRAEALMQALLAAFRPGRVDRQGLERGRWPVAAVAAA